DNA from Mycobacterium sp. SMC-8:
AGTGGCCGTGCCATTTTCGTGGTGTTCGATCTGCAGCGGGAACGCGATCGCGTTGCGTATACCCATCGCGACATTGCCCCAGGTCAGGATTCCACCCTCGGTGGTGGACCGCACTCCGAAAGGTTCGGGGTCCAGCCGTGAGCTCAGCGCTTCCGCGGCCTGCTCGATCAGCGTGTGCGCCTGCTGCACATCGGCATCATCGGCCTGGCTGCGGATCGTCACGTCGATGAGCCTGCGCAGTGAGCGCGTCAGCGGACCGTAGAGGTCCTCCAGGCGTCGAGCTTCCTCGCCGCTGATCGGGTAGCTCACTGCCACGACGCCATGTCCAGCGCCGCCAGATGGCTGAACAACATTGAGGCCCCAATGGGATTGCCACCCCCGGGGTAGGTGGTGCCGGACACCGCTGCCATGGTGTTGCCCGCCGCGTACAGCCCCGGGATCGGTGCGCCGTCGGTGCGCAGCACCCGGGCACGGGTGTCCGTGCGCAGACCGCCCTTGGTGCCCAGATCGGACAACCCGAACGTGGCCGCGTGATACGGCGGGGTGTCGATCGGGACCAGCGGGCACTCGCCCTGGGTGAACACCCGGTCATAGGCTTCGGCGCCGCGGCCGAAGTCCTCGTCGACTCCGGCCGCGGCGAGCTTGTTGAACCGCTCGATGGTCGCCTCCAGCTCGCCGGCCGGAACCCCGATGGCCCCGGCGAGCCCGGCGATCGTGTCAGCGGTGTGCCACAACCCGGCAGCGCGGTACTGCGCCTCGTCCACCATCGACACGTTGGTCGCGCCAACAGGTGGGACGGATCCCACACGATCGTCGTAGATCATCCAGAACGGCAAACGTGTTGTGCCCTGGTTTATCTGACGGATCAACTCGCGGCCGAGCCGGTCATAGGGGGCCGACTCGTTGACGAAGCGGCGTCCGTCCTGGTTGACGAAGATCCCTCCGGTGAACCACAGCGCGAACGCCGAGCGTCCATCCGGATGCGTCATCCCGGGAGACCACCACGCCTGGTCCATCAGATCCAGATCGGCGCCGACCGCGATCGCGGCGCGGTGGGCCAGCCCGGTGCTGCCCGGACCGCCCATGGTGTCGTTCGCGCTTCCCGGCACCCCGTACTGGGCGCGCATCGCGGAGTTCTGCTCGAAACCGCCGCCGGCCAGCAGCACCCCGCGCCGGGCGCCGAC
Protein-coding regions in this window:
- a CDS encoding FAD-binding protein, with the translated sequence MTEAAPGFEVEFDVVVAGSGGGVAGAYTAARQGLSVLLVEATDKFGGTTAYSGGGGMWFPCNPVLLRAGTDDTLDDALTYFHAVVGDRTPRALQDTYVRGGAGFIEYLEQDPAFDFTVLPWPDYYGSAPGARNDGYRHTIPVPLPDSALGEYAGLVRGPLDTERLGAPAPDLLVGGRALVGRFLAAMAQLPNVTCWRSAPLTELITDGEGVVGAVVEREGVTVRVGARRGVLLAGGGFEQNSAMRAQYGVPGSANDTMGGPGSTGLAHRAAIAVGADLDLMDQAWWSPGMTHPDGRSAFALWFTGGIFVNQDGRRFVNESAPYDRLGRELIRQINQGTTRLPFWMIYDDRVGSVPPVGATNVSMVDEAQYRAAGLWHTADTIAGLAGAIGVPAGELEATIERFNKLAAAGVDEDFGRGAEAYDRVFTQGECPLVPIDTPPYHAATFGLSDLGTKGGLRTDTRARVLRTDGAPIPGLYAAGNTMAAVSGTTYPGGGNPIGASMLFSHLAALDMASWQ
- a CDS encoding PaaI family thioesterase, with the protein product MSYPISGEEARRLEDLYGPLTRSLRRLIDVTIRSQADDADVQQAHTLIEQAAEALSSRLDPEPFGVRSTTEGGILTWGNVAMGIRNAIAFPLQIEHHENGTATADLLLESPYEGPPGHVHGGVCALILDHVLGATAHRPGKPAFTGTLNLRYVAPTRLGRIRAEAWIESEADSKTIAAGHITNSEGVVTVKAEGIFIRPKAKA